A genomic window from Nicotiana sylvestris chromosome 11, ASM39365v2, whole genome shotgun sequence includes:
- the LOC104229456 gene encoding SH3 domain-containing protein 2-like isoform X1, with product MEAIRKQATKLREQVAKQQHAVFKQFASGLGGQDNSVTDEVELQQHQTLEKLYISTRAGKHFQRDIVRGVEGYIISGSKQIEIGTRLADDSRKYGAENTCTSGNTLSKAALSYSRAQAEIEKEREDLLKALGTQVAEPLRAMVVGAPLEDARHLAQRYDRVRQEAEAQAIEVSRRQAKLRESNGNPESASRLEAAEAKLKDLKSNMTTLGKEASAAMTAVEAQQQRLTLQRLVAMVEAQRHYHQRVLQILDQLEVEMMSERQRIEASPSYNPMPPPPAYTEVNGGLASQSYDGSIDGKTYFLAEVVHPYEAESDIELTLSVGDYVVVRKVSNNGWAEGECKGNAGWFPFGYVERRERILATKVAEVF from the exons ATGGAAGCAATCAGAAAACAAGCTACTAAGCTCAGAGAACAAGTTGCCAAACAACAACAT GCTGTCTTCAAACAATTTGCTAGTGGACTGGGTGGCCAAGATAATAGTGTTACTGATGAAGTAGAGTTGCAACAACATCAAACACTCGAGAAGCTGTACATTTCTACTCGTGCTGGCAAG CACTTCCAAAGAGACATTGTCCGAGGTGTTGAAGGCTACATCATCAGTGGCTCAAAGCAAATTGAAATTG GTACTAGGTTGGCAGACGATAGCCGAAAATATGGGGCTGAAAATACATGTACAAGTGGCAATACATTATCTAAAGCAGCATTAAGTTATAGTAGGGCTCAAGCTGAAATTGAGAAGGAACGTGAGGATCTATTGAAAGCCCTTGGGACACAG GTTGCTGAGCCTTTAAGAGCAATGGTTGTGGGAGCTCCATTGGAGGATGCTCGACATCTTGCTCAGCGCTATGATAGAGTGAGGCAGGAAGCTGAAGCTCAG GCTATCGAAGTTTCCAGACGACAGGCTAAATTGAGGGAATCCAATGGTAATCCTGAAAGTGCATCAAGGCTGGAAGCTGCTGAAGCAAAACTTAAGGACCTAAAGTCAAACATGACTACTTTGGGAAAAGAAGCTTCTGCTGCCATGACTGCTGTTGAAGCTCAACAACAGAGGTTAACACTCCAACGGCTCGTAGCCATG GTTGAGGCACAGCGTCATTATCATCAGCGAGTTCTGCAAATCCTTGATCAGCTTGAGGTAGAG ATGATGTCAGAGCGTCAAAGAATTGAAGCATCTCCTAGTTATAATCCGATGCCTCCTCCCCCAGCTTATACTGAAGTTAATGGTGGACTTGCTTCTCAGTCATATGATGGATCCATAGATGGGAAAACTTATTTCTTGGCTGAG GTCGTACACCCATATGAAGCTGAGTCAGACATAGAGCTCACATTATCAGTTGGTGACTATGTAGTTGTTCGAAAA GTGTCAAACAATGGTTGGGCTGAAGGTGAGTGCAAGGGGAATGCAGGTTGGTTCCCATTTGGGTATGTAGAAAGACGAGAACGCATTCTTGCGACCAAGGTAGCTGAAGTTTTCTA
- the LOC104229456 gene encoding SH3 domain-containing protein 2-like isoform X3: MQAVFKQFASGLGGQDNSVTDEVELQQHQTLEKLYISTRAGKHFQRDIVRGVEGYIISGSKQIEIGTRLADDSRKYGAENTCTSGNTLSKAALSYSRAQAEIEKEREDLLKALGTQVAEPLRAMVVGAPLEDARHLAQRYDRVRQEAEAQAIEVSRRQAKLRESNGNPESASRLEAAEAKLKDLKSNMTTLGKEASAAMTAVEAQQQRLTLQRLVAMVEAQRHYHQRVLQILDQLEVEMMSERQRIEASPSYNPMPPPPAYTEVNGGLASQSYDGSIDGKTYFLAEVVHPYEAESDIELTLSVGDYVVVRKVSNNGWAEGECKGNAGWFPFGYVERRERILATKVAEVF, from the exons ATGCAG GCTGTCTTCAAACAATTTGCTAGTGGACTGGGTGGCCAAGATAATAGTGTTACTGATGAAGTAGAGTTGCAACAACATCAAACACTCGAGAAGCTGTACATTTCTACTCGTGCTGGCAAG CACTTCCAAAGAGACATTGTCCGAGGTGTTGAAGGCTACATCATCAGTGGCTCAAAGCAAATTGAAATTG GTACTAGGTTGGCAGACGATAGCCGAAAATATGGGGCTGAAAATACATGTACAAGTGGCAATACATTATCTAAAGCAGCATTAAGTTATAGTAGGGCTCAAGCTGAAATTGAGAAGGAACGTGAGGATCTATTGAAAGCCCTTGGGACACAG GTTGCTGAGCCTTTAAGAGCAATGGTTGTGGGAGCTCCATTGGAGGATGCTCGACATCTTGCTCAGCGCTATGATAGAGTGAGGCAGGAAGCTGAAGCTCAG GCTATCGAAGTTTCCAGACGACAGGCTAAATTGAGGGAATCCAATGGTAATCCTGAAAGTGCATCAAGGCTGGAAGCTGCTGAAGCAAAACTTAAGGACCTAAAGTCAAACATGACTACTTTGGGAAAAGAAGCTTCTGCTGCCATGACTGCTGTTGAAGCTCAACAACAGAGGTTAACACTCCAACGGCTCGTAGCCATG GTTGAGGCACAGCGTCATTATCATCAGCGAGTTCTGCAAATCCTTGATCAGCTTGAGGTAGAG ATGATGTCAGAGCGTCAAAGAATTGAAGCATCTCCTAGTTATAATCCGATGCCTCCTCCCCCAGCTTATACTGAAGTTAATGGTGGACTTGCTTCTCAGTCATATGATGGATCCATAGATGGGAAAACTTATTTCTTGGCTGAG GTCGTACACCCATATGAAGCTGAGTCAGACATAGAGCTCACATTATCAGTTGGTGACTATGTAGTTGTTCGAAAA GTGTCAAACAATGGTTGGGCTGAAGGTGAGTGCAAGGGGAATGCAGGTTGGTTCCCATTTGGGTATGTAGAAAGACGAGAACGCATTCTTGCGACCAAGGTAGCTGAAGTTTTCTA
- the LOC104229456 gene encoding SH3 domain-containing protein 2-like isoform X2: MEAIRKQATKLREQVAKQQHAVFKQFASGLGGQDNSVTDEVELQQHQTLEKLYISTRAGKHFQRDIVRGVEGYIISGSKQIEIGTRLADDSRKYGAENTCTSGNTLSKAALSYSRAQAEIEKEREDLLKALGTQVAEPLRAMVVGAPLEDARHLAQRYDRVRQEAEAQAIEVSRRQAKLRESNGNPESASRLEAAEAKLKDLKSNMTTLGKEASAAMTAVEAQQQRLTLQRLVAMVEAQRHYHQRVLQILDQLEMMSERQRIEASPSYNPMPPPPAYTEVNGGLASQSYDGSIDGKTYFLAEVVHPYEAESDIELTLSVGDYVVVRKVSNNGWAEGECKGNAGWFPFGYVERRERILATKVAEVF; encoded by the exons ATGGAAGCAATCAGAAAACAAGCTACTAAGCTCAGAGAACAAGTTGCCAAACAACAACAT GCTGTCTTCAAACAATTTGCTAGTGGACTGGGTGGCCAAGATAATAGTGTTACTGATGAAGTAGAGTTGCAACAACATCAAACACTCGAGAAGCTGTACATTTCTACTCGTGCTGGCAAG CACTTCCAAAGAGACATTGTCCGAGGTGTTGAAGGCTACATCATCAGTGGCTCAAAGCAAATTGAAATTG GTACTAGGTTGGCAGACGATAGCCGAAAATATGGGGCTGAAAATACATGTACAAGTGGCAATACATTATCTAAAGCAGCATTAAGTTATAGTAGGGCTCAAGCTGAAATTGAGAAGGAACGTGAGGATCTATTGAAAGCCCTTGGGACACAG GTTGCTGAGCCTTTAAGAGCAATGGTTGTGGGAGCTCCATTGGAGGATGCTCGACATCTTGCTCAGCGCTATGATAGAGTGAGGCAGGAAGCTGAAGCTCAG GCTATCGAAGTTTCCAGACGACAGGCTAAATTGAGGGAATCCAATGGTAATCCTGAAAGTGCATCAAGGCTGGAAGCTGCTGAAGCAAAACTTAAGGACCTAAAGTCAAACATGACTACTTTGGGAAAAGAAGCTTCTGCTGCCATGACTGCTGTTGAAGCTCAACAACAGAGGTTAACACTCCAACGGCTCGTAGCCATG GTTGAGGCACAGCGTCATTATCATCAGCGAGTTCTGCAAATCCTTGATCAGCTTGAG ATGATGTCAGAGCGTCAAAGAATTGAAGCATCTCCTAGTTATAATCCGATGCCTCCTCCCCCAGCTTATACTGAAGTTAATGGTGGACTTGCTTCTCAGTCATATGATGGATCCATAGATGGGAAAACTTATTTCTTGGCTGAG GTCGTACACCCATATGAAGCTGAGTCAGACATAGAGCTCACATTATCAGTTGGTGACTATGTAGTTGTTCGAAAA GTGTCAAACAATGGTTGGGCTGAAGGTGAGTGCAAGGGGAATGCAGGTTGGTTCCCATTTGGGTATGTAGAAAGACGAGAACGCATTCTTGCGACCAAGGTAGCTGAAGTTTTCTA